In Brevibacillus brevis, a genomic segment contains:
- a CDS encoding YcdB/YcdC domain-containing protein — protein sequence MDVDKEFRQAVRGASWQDVKDVRFTPELEARILDQAVKRRKRNFRKLYTGAAAIACVVAAFTVWNPGASGLREQWRQSAAALSEKKDEATLQKALAPLLKAIPELSSYRVEIKGTAGNVINALLRKQDGVYAKVAVNKNTGQLEVFKWSAEGGSEKIPSRQLASEKAAAFLKAYLGKNFGQYQEMAAGEIVRSKSRFLDLDVEGLYVTYKQVEDNQAVPFTDISVWVDGVGRIVSFGKVNESERVLLTKLQKALPELQDDAVLANKEQGGGGYSLALANADNQGSTAFIGMSGNGDMLRSYSLENPKDGKTERAPKSLAVERASQFLQSVLGDDWKQYRETGTSTALDYMRYYNGIPVWEDTLSVEVDKEGRVRYYNKRADSYELSALPDQATAISKQEAEAELMKNMKLRYAEHAVIKRDPQSREATEVRPILEYTPAVGSMEIGQPRSLYWYIDAATGKIQYGTGNNGFAYDQLASHEPITLHGGKPGSMVTVHTKEEAAGLLANEMGVDVNGLPFRERTEENGPFGKENVFTWETKEGKRLEVQSNAETGQVTEISIPRADANQTVSQKEAFQEAVRMLEKYADSTVTEVQVSQIVQPVEANPVSSGSWAFEFIKSYEGVPVIEDDPDEAYVVEVDPATGKAIGFSNRTQIREEVALPDKTRAVPVEKAALEYLAHQPLQLVYTIEGVEGEEKGTPKLIYVPISDKAYAGQLIRIDAITGKAVIP from the coding sequence ATGGATGTAGACAAAGAGTTCCGTCAAGCGGTTCGGGGGGCAAGCTGGCAGGACGTCAAGGATGTGCGGTTTACTCCCGAGCTGGAGGCGAGAATCCTTGACCAGGCCGTCAAGAGGAGGAAGAGAAATTTCCGGAAGCTTTACACGGGAGCGGCAGCGATCGCCTGCGTGGTTGCAGCATTTACGGTTTGGAATCCGGGAGCATCGGGGCTTCGCGAGCAATGGCGGCAATCGGCGGCGGCCCTGTCTGAGAAAAAAGATGAGGCGACGCTGCAAAAGGCACTGGCGCCGCTCTTGAAGGCGATTCCTGAACTGAGCAGCTACCGTGTGGAAATCAAGGGAACGGCTGGCAACGTGATCAACGCGCTTTTGCGAAAACAGGACGGGGTTTATGCTAAAGTAGCTGTCAACAAGAACACCGGCCAGCTGGAGGTGTTCAAGTGGTCGGCGGAAGGCGGCAGCGAGAAAATACCTTCCAGACAGCTGGCCAGCGAAAAGGCGGCCGCTTTCCTGAAGGCCTATCTCGGGAAGAATTTCGGGCAATACCAAGAGATGGCTGCAGGTGAAATCGTGCGTTCGAAAAGCCGCTTCCTGGATCTGGACGTGGAGGGGCTGTACGTGACCTACAAGCAGGTGGAGGACAATCAAGCAGTGCCGTTTACCGATATCTCCGTATGGGTGGATGGAGTGGGCCGCATCGTATCGTTCGGCAAAGTGAACGAGTCCGAGCGTGTGCTTCTGACCAAGCTGCAAAAAGCGCTTCCCGAGCTGCAAGACGACGCTGTATTGGCAAACAAGGAACAAGGCGGGGGAGGCTACTCGCTGGCGCTGGCCAATGCCGACAACCAGGGAAGCACGGCTTTCATCGGAATGTCGGGAAATGGTGACATGCTCAGAAGCTACAGCCTGGAAAATCCAAAGGACGGAAAAACCGAACGGGCACCCAAGTCGCTGGCGGTCGAACGAGCCAGCCAGTTTTTGCAAAGCGTGCTCGGAGACGACTGGAAACAGTATCGGGAGACAGGAACATCCACCGCCCTGGATTATATGCGCTATTACAACGGGATTCCTGTTTGGGAGGACACCCTTTCTGTCGAGGTGGATAAAGAGGGCCGTGTCCGCTACTACAACAAACGGGCGGATTCCTACGAGCTTTCCGCTTTGCCGGACCAAGCAACGGCGATATCCAAGCAGGAAGCCGAGGCGGAATTGATGAAAAACATGAAGCTGCGCTATGCAGAACACGCCGTGATCAAGCGTGATCCACAGTCCCGTGAGGCCACGGAGGTACGCCCGATACTGGAGTACACTCCTGCAGTCGGCTCCATGGAAATCGGCCAGCCCCGTTCCTTGTACTGGTACATCGATGCCGCGACCGGAAAAATCCAGTATGGAACCGGCAATAATGGCTTTGCCTACGACCAGCTCGCTTCCCATGAACCGATCACTCTACATGGCGGAAAGCCCGGCTCGATGGTGACCGTCCATACCAAGGAAGAGGCAGCTGGTTTGTTGGCAAACGAAATGGGCGTAGATGTAAACGGCCTGCCCTTCAGGGAACGTACAGAGGAAAATGGACCTTTCGGGAAAGAAAATGTGTTCACGTGGGAGACGAAAGAAGGAAAGAGGCTGGAAGTCCAATCGAATGCGGAAACGGGGCAAGTCACGGAGATCTCGATTCCGCGAGCCGATGCCAATCAGACTGTATCCCAGAAGGAGGCGTTCCAGGAAGCGGTACGGATGCTCGAAAAGTACGCAGACTCCACAGTAACGGAAGTGCAGGTGAGCCAAATCGTTCAGCCGGTCGAGGCAAATCCGGTATCGTCCGGCAGCTGGGCCTTTGAATTTATCAAGAGCTACGAAGGTGTTCCCGTGATTGAGGATGATCCGGATGAAGCCTATGTGGTTGAGGTCGATCCAGCGACAGGGAAAGCCATCGGGTTTTCGAATCGTACGCAGATCCGGGAAGAAGTCGCTTTGCCCGACAAGACCCGGGCGGTGCCTGTCGAGAAGGCGGCCTTGGAATATTTGGCCCATCAGCCGCTGCAATTAGTCTACACGATCGAAGGAGTCGAGGGAGAGGAAAAGGGAACGCCGAAGCTGATTTACGTGCCAATCAGCGACAAGGCGTATGCCGGTCAATTGATCCGAATCGATGCGATTACCGGAAAAGCAGTAATTCCGTAG
- a CDS encoding AraC family transcriptional regulator — MWGEELTEMADVTFYRSEALPFLEAKQCTKSDLAYQKHFHGEYSIGLIDEGETSAWCDGRMYPVEAGRVISFPPHMLHACHPRQQTQWKYRMLFIQPDWLKQLEPGELEQLRIPFLLEGRKNHDCRRLICRVVESLASAEEPLVIESWLAELIQAIVTPHTLDLDHASRSDREQRYIRLIREYLHAHYTERVTLEELKRIAGISRFHLIRLFKKGTNVPPHAYQNLLRINHAKIALAEKRPIAEIAAEAGFYDQSHFARAFFKVVGTTPQRYAVSR; from the coding sequence ATGTGGGGAGAGGAACTGACAGAAATGGCTGATGTGACCTTTTACCGAAGCGAGGCTTTGCCTTTCCTGGAGGCGAAGCAATGCACCAAGAGCGATTTGGCCTACCAGAAACACTTCCACGGGGAGTATTCGATCGGCTTGATCGATGAGGGAGAAACCAGCGCCTGGTGTGACGGGAGGATGTACCCTGTGGAAGCGGGCAGGGTCATCAGTTTTCCGCCGCACATGCTGCACGCCTGTCATCCCCGCCAACAAACGCAATGGAAATACAGGATGCTGTTCATTCAGCCGGATTGGCTGAAGCAATTGGAGCCTGGCGAGCTGGAGCAGCTCCGTATCCCGTTTTTACTGGAAGGACGCAAGAATCACGATTGCCGCCGACTCATTTGCCGTGTAGTGGAAAGTCTCGCCTCAGCAGAAGAGCCGCTGGTGATTGAAAGCTGGCTCGCTGAGCTGATTCAGGCGATCGTCACCCCGCATACGCTCGATCTGGATCATGCCTCCCGAAGCGATCGTGAGCAACGGTATATCAGACTGATTCGGGAGTATCTCCACGCTCACTACACCGAACGGGTCACGCTGGAAGAATTGAAACGGATCGCGGGTATCAGCCGATTCCATCTGATCCGCCTATTCAAAAAAGGAACGAACGTGCCTCCGCATGCGTACCAGAACCTGCTGCGGATCAATCACGCCAAGATCGCGCTTGCCGAAAAACGGCCCATTGCTGAAATTGCGGCGGAAGCGGGTTTTTACGACCAGAGCCATTTTGCGAGGGCCTTCTTCAAGGTCGTCGGGACCACTCCCCAGCGGTATGCGGTATCGCGTTAG
- a CDS encoding GNAT family protein, with protein MMRSLWYDRRSQRALERIGAKKEGVFRKHRIKADGSIHDNVFYSILDTEWTEVKANLHDLLERTYK; from the coding sequence ATGATGAGGTCACTATGGTACGACAGACGATCGCAAAGAGCGCTGGAACGAATCGGGGCGAAGAAGGAGGGAGTTTTCCGCAAGCACAGAATCAAAGCGGACGGCTCCATCCACGATAATGTGTTTTACAGCATCCTCGATACGGAATGGACCGAGGTCAAAGCCAACCTCCACGATCTGCTGGAGAGAACATATAAATAA
- a CDS encoding 5'-nucleotidase, lipoprotein e(P4) family codes for MRTSKKAKWTASVMASMVLLVPAAGYAESAQQTVDSPALSSNPLVEQKVAGTLWLKSAEARALSYQAFNVAKLMYDKALAENVKKEKLAVVVDIDDTIIDTTGYTADVIFGLEASGEAWTKWIQSQVAVPLPGSVEFLNHVVETGGDVYYVTNRLPDIKEDTLKSLEKLGFPQAERDHLFIREAGMPSSKESRRQEVAKDHQIVLLMGDNLEDFSDAFAPVSVQARAEAVDQARELFGSRFIVLPNPMYGDWEKAIVESKKDLTIQQTKEMKRKALSGKE; via the coding sequence ATGCGGACAAGCAAGAAGGCGAAATGGACGGCAAGTGTAATGGCCTCGATGGTATTGCTCGTACCGGCAGCGGGTTACGCAGAATCTGCCCAGCAGACGGTGGACAGCCCGGCTCTGTCGAGCAACCCTCTCGTTGAGCAGAAGGTAGCGGGAACATTGTGGTTGAAGTCGGCGGAAGCAAGGGCTCTCTCGTACCAGGCATTCAACGTCGCAAAGCTGATGTACGACAAAGCGCTGGCGGAAAATGTGAAAAAGGAAAAGCTGGCGGTCGTGGTCGATATTGACGATACGATCATCGATACGACCGGGTACACGGCGGACGTCATTTTCGGCCTGGAAGCGTCCGGCGAGGCCTGGACGAAATGGATTCAGTCGCAAGTGGCCGTTCCGTTGCCCGGCTCGGTGGAGTTCCTGAATCACGTGGTGGAGACGGGCGGTGATGTCTACTACGTGACCAATCGTCTGCCCGACATCAAAGAGGACACGCTCAAAAGTCTCGAGAAATTAGGCTTCCCGCAGGCCGAGCGGGATCATCTCTTCATTCGGGAAGCGGGTATGCCGTCCAGCAAGGAGAGCAGAAGACAGGAGGTGGCCAAGGACCATCAGATCGTCCTGCTCATGGGAGACAACTTGGAAGACTTCTCGGACGCGTTCGCTCCCGTGAGCGTCCAGGCGCGTGCGGAAGCTGTCGATCAGGCCAGAGAGTTGTTCGGAAGCCGGTTCATCGTTTTGCCGAATCCGATGTACGGGGACTGGGAGAAAGCAATCGTGGAAAGCAAGAAAGACCTCACTATCCAGCAGACGAAGGAAATGAAGAGGAAGGCGCTCTCCGGAAAGGAATGA
- a CDS encoding aminoglycoside phosphotransferase family protein: MSAKIWEAEWDVSEDLAQRLIGRQFPQLAARPVRRLGHGWDNTVYRVGDEYVFRFPRRDIAVELLQREGMLLPKLADRLPIPFPKPMFYGGVDDEYPCPFLGYTYVSGTFPIGLSDEQRTASAPVLAQFLKSLHSTPVSIAKEARAPLDHRNLRDVAARKERMQRFLSDLSALTQEEEIRTVAGYLERLEIGPLTQSDVLLHGDLHFKNMLVDEAGRLSGIIDWGDIGIGHPGCDLNIVYSFLPAKARSRFFEEYGEVDEATKGLARMMAVYIPMLIWMQALDAKEEAVAAEARAVIRRALED; this comes from the coding sequence ATGTCGGCAAAAATTTGGGAGGCGGAATGGGACGTTTCCGAAGACTTGGCCCAGCGGTTGATTGGTCGTCAATTTCCGCAGCTGGCTGCCAGGCCAGTCCGGAGATTGGGGCATGGCTGGGACAATACCGTTTACAGGGTCGGCGACGAATACGTGTTCCGGTTTCCGCGCAGAGACATCGCAGTGGAGCTGCTCCAGCGGGAGGGAATGCTGTTGCCGAAGCTGGCGGATCGCTTGCCGATTCCGTTTCCGAAGCCGATGTTTTACGGGGGGGTAGATGACGAGTATCCGTGCCCGTTTCTGGGATATACGTACGTCTCGGGGACGTTTCCGATCGGGCTTTCGGATGAGCAGCGGACAGCCTCGGCCCCTGTGCTTGCACAGTTTTTGAAAAGTCTCCACTCCACTCCGGTATCCATCGCCAAAGAGGCAAGAGCCCCTCTGGACCATCGAAATCTCAGAGATGTCGCCGCTCGCAAGGAGAGGATGCAGCGGTTTTTGTCCGATCTCTCCGCCTTGACGCAAGAGGAGGAGATCCGCACCGTCGCAGGCTATTTGGAGCGGCTGGAAATAGGGCCGCTGACGCAAAGCGATGTGCTTCTCCACGGCGATCTGCATTTCAAAAACATGCTGGTAGACGAGGCCGGCCGCCTTTCCGGCATCATCGATTGGGGAGACATAGGGATCGGACACCCCGGCTGCGACTTGAATATTGTCTACAGCTTCCTGCCGGCAAAGGCACGCTCCCGGTTTTTCGAGGAATACGGAGAAGTGGATGAGGCGACGAAGGGGTTGGCCCGCATGATGGCCGTTTACATCCCGATGCTGATTTGGATGCAGGCGCTCGACGCAAAGGAGGAAGCTGTCGCGGCAGAAGCCAGGGCAGTAATCCGGCGGGCACTGGAAGATTGA
- a CDS encoding GNAT family N-acetyltransferase: MIVSVKRTSANDPDFRLLVELLDKDLWLRYPDTQDFFTPFNVIKEDGKVVVAYVDGSPAGCGCFRGMDDRKTVEIKRMYVKDEVRGKGIGKRIVGELEAWALEEEKTRAVLETGRNQPEAVALYKKLGYEETERYGPYVDSEASICMGKTLSVK; this comes from the coding sequence ATGATCGTCAGCGTAAAGCGAACATCCGCAAATGACCCAGATTTCCGCCTGTTGGTCGAGCTGCTCGACAAGGACTTGTGGCTCCGCTATCCGGATACACAAGATTTCTTCACGCCGTTTAATGTCATCAAAGAGGATGGCAAAGTCGTAGTGGCTTACGTCGATGGCAGTCCCGCAGGCTGCGGCTGCTTTCGAGGCATGGATGATCGAAAAACCGTAGAAATCAAGCGAATGTACGTCAAAGACGAAGTGCGGGGCAAAGGGATCGGCAAACGAATCGTGGGCGAACTGGAAGCATGGGCGCTGGAGGAAGAAAAGACGAGGGCGGTTCTGGAGACCGGCAGGAACCAGCCGGAAGCGGTAGCGCTGTACAAAAAGCTGGGCTATGAAGAAACGGAAAGGTACGGTCCCTATGTAGACAGTGAAGCGAGCATTTGCATGGGAAAGACGCTGTCTGTCAAATGA
- a CDS encoding sulfite exporter TauE/SafE family protein — protein MVASPSDYLLLTLTGLFSAPHCIGMCGGIMSAWTLQSRSTMLQTVMAYNTGRILTYMGTGAFMGVIGSFVDAAGAIVGFQGIANILGGLLILLWVGKKFALPLSKWSVLQLPLAQSWLDKQKNRSGALPVFLSGLLLGFLPCGLTYTMYMKAAASGSVAEGALTLAFFGIGTLPALFFMGLFSVVLSRALRSKILLIANLLAVYIGVVSILRGLVINGWVPHVNPWLW, from the coding sequence ATGGTCGCGAGCCCGTCCGATTATTTGCTGCTGACGTTGACGGGACTGTTTAGCGCACCCCACTGTATCGGCATGTGCGGGGGCATCATGTCCGCCTGGACGCTGCAATCCCGATCCACCATGCTGCAGACAGTCATGGCCTACAATACAGGCCGGATCCTCACGTACATGGGGACCGGGGCGTTTATGGGCGTGATCGGATCGTTTGTGGATGCGGCTGGAGCCATCGTCGGCTTTCAAGGAATCGCGAACATCCTGGGCGGGCTTCTGATTCTGCTGTGGGTCGGCAAAAAGTTCGCGTTGCCGCTCAGCAAATGGTCTGTCCTCCAGCTGCCCCTCGCGCAGAGCTGGCTGGATAAGCAAAAGAACCGGTCAGGAGCGCTGCCGGTCTTTTTGAGCGGGCTGTTGCTGGGCTTTTTGCCGTGCGGCTTGACTTATACCATGTACATGAAGGCTGCCGCTTCCGGGAGCGTCGCGGAAGGCGCGCTCACACTCGCTTTCTTCGGGATCGGGACACTGCCCGCCCTCTTCTTTATGGGGCTGTTTTCGGTCGTTTTGTCCAGGGCCCTCCGCTCCAAAATCTTGCTGATCGCCAATCTGCTGGCCGTCTACATCGGAGTGGTCTCGATCTTGCGTGGACTGGTAATCAACGGTTGGGTTCCCCATGTAAACCCGTGGCTGTGGTAA
- a CDS encoding FixH family protein, translating to MKRAYRWPSFLLAAVLLLPACSSPASPEAGSPSSQPTGAEKGKLTFAPFSLTVEVSVQPAPPKILKENELLIALPPEQADRWKNAKVSVRLTMPSMDHGAVDAASSYREPGQFAAKIVPTMVGEWQADITFEADGKTSTVVYPFVAEP from the coding sequence TTGAAACGAGCTTATCGCTGGCCCTCTTTTCTGTTGGCTGCCGTACTGCTGCTGCCTGCCTGCTCTTCGCCTGCGAGTCCCGAAGCCGGAAGCCCTTCATCCCAGCCCACCGGCGCCGAGAAGGGAAAGCTGACGTTTGCGCCTTTTTCGCTGACGGTCGAGGTGAGCGTGCAGCCCGCTCCCCCCAAGATTCTCAAGGAAAACGAGCTGCTCATCGCCCTCCCGCCTGAACAGGCTGACCGGTGGAAGAACGCGAAAGTCTCGGTCAGGCTGACCATGCCAAGCATGGACCACGGCGCTGTAGATGCGGCGTCGTCGTACAGGGAGCCGGGACAGTTCGCCGCGAAAATCGTCCCCACGATGGTGGGCGAGTGGCAGGCGGACATCACGTTTGAAGCGGACGGGAAGACCTCGACGGTGGTGTATCCGTTTGTCGCGGAGCCGTAA
- a CDS encoding XRE family transcriptional regulator, whose product MENSLGPLIKELRLQRKMTLKQLSEKTSLSISFLSQVERSKCSVRIESLTHIAEALGVNPSYFFSERNQPKGFIRRAGSSPLPFRQSSFTYTGLSGDIPNPLFEPVLVTLLPNNQKVTSFTHDGQEFIYVLEGVLTVIFGQEEYELFPGDSFHTESNNPHNWYNRTQGIVKLLCVYANSRQT is encoded by the coding sequence ATGGAAAACAGTCTGGGGCCTTTAATCAAGGAGCTTCGTCTCCAAAGAAAAATGACCTTGAAACAGTTGTCCGAAAAAACCAGCCTCTCCATCAGTTTTTTGTCTCAGGTGGAGCGTTCCAAGTGCTCGGTCCGAATCGAATCGCTTACCCATATCGCAGAAGCATTGGGCGTAAACCCGAGCTATTTTTTCTCCGAAAGAAACCAGCCAAAAGGCTTTATCCGGCGAGCGGGCAGCAGCCCCCTTCCCTTTCGGCAGTCCAGCTTTACCTACACAGGCTTGTCCGGGGATATTCCGAATCCTTTGTTTGAGCCTGTCTTGGTTACGCTCTTGCCTAACAACCAGAAAGTCACTTCTTTTACCCACGACGGGCAAGAGTTCATCTATGTATTGGAAGGCGTGCTCACCGTGATTTTCGGTCAGGAAGAATACGAGCTCTTTCCGGGCGACAGCTTTCACACGGAGTCGAACAACCCGCACAACTGGTACAACCGAACGCAAGGGATTGTGAAACTGCTTTGTGTGTATGCCAATTCCCGGCAAACGTAG
- a CDS encoding MFS transporter, with protein MGQVQVAVSSKTAKRALIASLIGSSIEWFDYFLYGTVASLVFNKIFFPNFDPVVGLLLSYLSFALPFFIRPLGGIVFSHIGDKIGRKKTLVLTLSLMGGATVLIGLLPDYQAIGVWAPILLITMRCIQGLGIGGEWGGALLLAVEYSGKNNRGFFGSIPQMGVTVGMLLGTLAVSMMTVLPEAQFMSWGWRVPFLLSALLVFLGLWIRNGLDETPAFKEAKETGNIAKVPIVETLRYHWKAVLIATGAKVVETGPFYIFGTFIIAYATKYQGYTNSVALNAVTIATLIATFMIPFMGKLSDKYGRKPLYIAGTVAMLLFAFPYFYLISLKSAVWLTVATVVALGILWTPVTAVLGTMFSEIFSTNVRYTGVTLGYQLGAALAGGTAPLIATALLTKYNNSWVPVAIYIIVTSVISLIAVSATRETKNVDLEK; from the coding sequence ATGGGGCAAGTACAAGTGGCGGTTTCAAGCAAAACCGCGAAGAGGGCGCTGATCGCAAGCTTGATCGGTAGCTCGATCGAATGGTTTGATTACTTTCTTTACGGAACGGTGGCTTCTCTCGTATTCAACAAGATTTTCTTCCCGAACTTTGATCCGGTCGTAGGTTTACTGCTCTCTTATTTATCCTTCGCACTGCCGTTCTTTATCCGTCCATTGGGCGGGATTGTGTTTAGCCACATCGGGGACAAGATCGGGCGAAAAAAGACACTGGTGCTTACTTTGTCGCTGATGGGCGGAGCCACCGTTCTCATCGGGCTTTTGCCCGATTATCAGGCGATCGGCGTATGGGCCCCGATCCTGTTGATTACGATGCGCTGCATCCAGGGCTTGGGAATCGGCGGAGAGTGGGGAGGAGCCTTGCTCCTGGCAGTCGAGTACTCAGGCAAGAATAACCGCGGTTTCTTCGGCAGCATTCCGCAAATGGGCGTCACTGTCGGGATGCTCTTGGGCACGTTGGCCGTATCCATGATGACCGTCTTGCCGGAAGCACAGTTTATGTCGTGGGGCTGGCGCGTGCCGTTTTTGCTGAGCGCTCTGCTGGTATTCCTCGGCTTGTGGATCCGCAATGGCCTGGATGAGACACCGGCATTTAAAGAAGCGAAGGAAACGGGCAATATCGCGAAAGTGCCGATCGTCGAAACGTTGCGTTACCACTGGAAAGCGGTGCTGATTGCCACGGGCGCCAAAGTGGTGGAGACAGGGCCCTTCTACATTTTCGGGACCTTTATCATTGCCTACGCGACAAAATATCAGGGCTATACCAACAGCGTGGCACTCAACGCGGTTACCATTGCGACACTGATCGCGACGTTCATGATTCCGTTCATGGGGAAACTGTCGGATAAATACGGCCGCAAACCTCTGTATATTGCAGGTACCGTAGCGATGCTGCTTTTCGCCTTCCCGTATTTTTACCTGATTTCATTGAAGTCGGCGGTATGGCTGACCGTTGCGACGGTAGTGGCTTTGGGGATTTTATGGACGCCGGTCACGGCAGTCCTGGGTACGATGTTCTCGGAAATTTTCAGCACGAATGTGCGTTATACCGGGGTGACGCTCGGATATCAATTGGGAGCGGCGCTGGCAGGGGGCACAGCACCTTTGATCGCCACAGCTTTGCTGACCAAATACAATAATTCATGGGTACCGGTAGCCATTTACATTATCGTGACGAGCGTGATTTCGCTGATCGCGGTGAGTGCTACCCGCGAAACGAAAAACGTCGACTTGGAAAAGTAG
- a CDS encoding VOC family protein, which translates to MTIRLTPYLMMDGTAKEAIEFYEKALGANVLFMQTFGEMPENPEFPLPEAARNRVSHATIKIGESDLMFSDTFPGQPVQNGSLVTICLSTDDPAKSKQFFEALQEGGTVVMPLQATFFSPAYGIVTDKFGVSFQIYTEGQHSM; encoded by the coding sequence ATGACAATTCGCTTGACCCCTTACCTGATGATGGATGGTACTGCGAAAGAAGCGATCGAGTTTTACGAGAAAGCGTTGGGCGCAAACGTGCTGTTTATGCAGACATTTGGAGAAATGCCGGAAAACCCGGAGTTTCCGCTACCTGAAGCCGCACGGAACCGCGTGAGTCATGCGACGATCAAGATCGGAGAATCCGACTTGATGTTCTCGGACACATTCCCTGGGCAGCCCGTGCAAAACGGCAGTCTGGTGACCATCTGTCTTTCGACGGACGATCCAGCCAAATCCAAGCAATTTTTCGAAGCCCTGCAAGAGGGCGGCACCGTTGTCATGCCGCTGCAGGCAACGTTCTTTAGCCCAGCCTACGGCATCGTGACGGACAAGTTCGGTGTGAGCTTCCAAATATACACGGAAGGCCAGCACTCCATGTAA
- a CDS encoding MFS transporter: MYGFSSASEGNGGWAGYGVLLPIAVGAVSLALFTWRQLAIPEPLLDLRAFGYRIFRISVLIMIIVMMAMFAAMMLLPIFLQNALDYTPLKAGLVMLPGGVIMGIMSPVTGRLFDKFGAKWLAIAGLTLIGNTLWQFAHITLSTSYSTIMLFNTLLMLGISMLMMPVMTNALNELPPPMYPHGTAIIGTLQQVAGAVGTALLVTVMMNGSRKYLEHPLSGQDESALQALALIAGMKNASLLAFGLVAVAWVASFFLKRAHGPEQKRAAKQVSPG; encoded by the coding sequence GTGTACGGATTCAGCAGCGCAAGCGAAGGAAACGGGGGCTGGGCTGGCTACGGGGTGCTTCTTCCCATTGCGGTTGGCGCCGTTTCGCTGGCGCTCTTCACGTGGAGACAGCTCGCGATACCGGAGCCATTGCTTGACCTGCGCGCTTTTGGATACCGCATTTTCCGGATATCCGTGCTGATCATGATCATCGTCATGATGGCGATGTTTGCCGCGATGATGCTTCTGCCGATCTTTCTTCAAAATGCGCTGGACTACACCCCGCTGAAAGCAGGGCTGGTCATGCTCCCCGGCGGAGTGATCATGGGGATCATGTCTCCTGTGACCGGCCGCCTGTTCGATAAATTCGGGGCGAAATGGCTGGCGATTGCCGGACTGACGCTAATCGGGAATACGCTTTGGCAATTCGCCCACATTACGCTATCGACGTCGTACAGCACCATCATGCTGTTCAACACGCTGCTCATGCTCGGCATTTCCATGCTGATGATGCCTGTCATGACCAATGCGCTCAATGAGCTTCCTCCGCCGATGTACCCGCATGGGACTGCGATCATCGGGACGCTGCAGCAGGTAGCCGGAGCGGTCGGGACAGCGCTGCTGGTCACCGTCATGATGAACGGCTCGCGAAAGTACTTGGAGCATCCGTTGTCCGGACAGGATGAATCCGCCCTGCAGGCGCTGGCATTGATCGCAGGGATGAAAAACGCATCCCTGCTAGCATTCGGGCTCGTAGCCGTCGCGTGGGTGGCTTCTTTTTTCCTGAAGCGCGCTCATGGGCCCGAGCAGAAGCGGGCTGCCAAGCAAGTGTCCCCGGGATGA
- a CDS encoding MarR family transcriptional regulator: MSREEDLDALSLKLFVILSRAYRSISDYVSEDMKRYGLNPSEFMVLELLYHKGDQPIQKIGKKVLLASGSMTYVIDKLEAKRLLKRKLYPEDRRVVYAAITAEGKKLMDEIFPQHRAAIETLFEEWTSEQKEAVIELLKRTGRKVLDRKQ, translated from the coding sequence ATGAGTAGAGAAGAGGACCTCGATGCTCTTTCCTTGAAGCTATTTGTGATCTTGTCCCGAGCCTATCGTTCGATAAGCGACTATGTATCGGAGGACATGAAGCGGTACGGATTGAACCCATCCGAGTTCATGGTTCTCGAGCTGCTGTACCATAAGGGCGATCAGCCCATCCAGAAAATCGGCAAGAAGGTGCTGCTCGCAAGCGGCAGCATGACGTACGTGATCGACAAGCTGGAAGCCAAGCGATTGCTGAAACGAAAGCTGTACCCGGAGGATCGGCGGGTCGTGTACGCAGCCATCACTGCAGAAGGGAAGAAGCTGATGGATGAAATTTTCCCGCAGCATCGGGCGGCGATCGAGACGCTGTTCGAGGAATGGACGTCCGAGCAAAAGGAAGCGGTGATTGAGCTGTTAAAAAGGACAGGGCGCAAAGTCTTGGACAGGAAGCAGTAA